CTGATCCGGGGGTCGTTGACTCGTTTGTCAACCAGTATAAGGTCTGAAATCCCAGCCCTGCTCCTTTATCAGGCCCAGAAGTGCCTGGCTTTTTTCAGGAGGTAGCGATAATATCAGTGCAGCTACATGCTTGCACATCCTTTGCTGACTGATCCCCCGCCGCCAGTCCTGGCAGTCGTGCAATATGAACTTCCCGGCATAATCCACATAAATGGAATACCCGCTCACATCAGCTACGATCAGCTCTGGTTCATCCTGAAGCATATCTATATCTTTTACAGCACGACCTCTCTCAAGCCGCCCAATATCTGTGAATTCCAGCAGGGTCTCCTTTATCTCATTGGAGGACACAGCCAGGTATGCAAATTCTGCAAGTGTTGTATCCCTTGCTGCCGGTCTTGCCTGGCCAGCCTGCAAATGCTGCCGCATCAGTTGTTGTTTCGGAGTGGCAATACCCAGCATTTCAAGTACATCCAGACAGTTCTCTGGTGCATGGCCGTGGTAATGGTTGTTGAAGTAGCCCAACACCTGAACCTGCTCTGACAGCTCACGAATGGCACCCACCCAGGTTTCCAGTTCCTGCTGAGAGTAGCGGTAATTGTACCACACGCGACCGCCCCTGCCGTGCCACCTGATATATGCCATATCTTCTGACGACATTTCCTGTTTGGGCAGAGCAGGCCCGTCTGTCATGACCGGGGTGATATTATAACGTTCAAACAAACGGATTACATCATCGGTAAGCCAGGTCCTGTTCCTGTATTCCAGAGCAAAATGATAATCATGAGGCAGGACTGCCAGGAAGCTTTCCACAAGGTTGCATGAGAACTTCAGGCCCGGTGGAAGCTGGATAAGTATGCAGGCAAGCCTGCCAGATCCTTTAAGTGGTCTCATCAGTTCGCAGAAACCTCGTACATCATCTTCGACCCCAGCGGCAATATCAAGTCGCTTTTCATGGGTTAC
This region of Methanosarcinales archaeon genomic DNA includes:
- a CDS encoding DUF72 domain-containing protein, whose protein sequence is MGSIRLGCSGWDYKDWVGTLYVRDESKLKAYTSIFNTAEINSTFYSYPKPGLVLGWAAHTPDDFLFSVKLNRQVTHEKRLDIAAGVEDDVRGFCELMRPLKGSGRLACILIQLPPGLKFSCNLVESFLAVLPHDYHFALEYRNRTWLTDDVIRLFERYNITPVMTDGPALPKQEMSSEDMAYIRWHGRGGRVWYNYRYSQQELETWVGAIRELSEQVQVLGYFNNHYHGHAPENCLDVLEMLGIATPKQQLMRQHLQAGQARPAARDTTLAEFAYLAVSSNEIKETLLEFTDIGRLERGRAVKDIDMLQDEPELIVADVSGYSIYVDYAGKFILHDCQDWRRGISQQRMCKHVAALILSLPPEKSQALLGLIKEQGWDFRPYTG